The following proteins are encoded in a genomic region of Candidatus Paracaedibacteraceae bacterium:
- a CDS encoding phosphotransferase — MIRQFLKEKTAVTALALLLKTAISHAQQVPVQFIDQLPSTEREKIVEVTKNLLDNPTAQGTELFHLLSTDNDDDSQTIVLDSFQIKDLVDDNSFLNDDIPTTSLNTNTQEERLKSFLNLLGFGGSYFNKPVNVESSLAQYMPEIYIRTLHGVQNIFFSPAPFTDANFAENISYYDSLKGLSHLIPISVSTQKRHDALLAYAFSGKKNSELKVESLSNRGLNGVRLPVVELIGKFLAQKLEKHISTKKVIFSGSGFSGAIAQEVAYHLKLKNPDLNLNIVTTQAMRYLAGDFTRDYEHVVGWKNIISINTNRNWSVELGIFNYQNVYFDCLGQKVRLELTSPTNSWFSSIAQNVGFLQTQATENDKGVIFKNQMNPQVKLTRVLGKIQKGLAQTTPIEDRDFAKLAEIMDSISKSQVRSSSNALATLVQGGLFLKTSTGRLEHDNLVTIRAIFNQQVNTPILVKLTDSASMALPASYYDPIYDVTITLAHAVGDRSAHDNLKNILDQKDFTQAATIEGQKLGEILAALHLKTGCLCHGDFHLNNIRFDRDGHAYIIDIETLANGIIDGNRRDLNGFRDILDLIAKTTSHMYKSRTYGANKGWGLITTTKDPTETEKAFATGVLKGYIISLDPQLLEHVKKQYRDFQVIYGGDINKFLHGGFFSAYSNTIFTQVFKCPIIEELLT, encoded by the coding sequence ATGATTAGACAATTTTTAAAAGAAAAAACAGCAGTTACAGCATTAGCACTATTATTAAAAACAGCAATATCACACGCTCAACAAGTCCCTGTTCAGTTTATCGATCAACTCCCGTCAACAGAGCGAGAAAAAATCGTTGAGGTCACAAAAAACCTACTAGATAACCCAACAGCTCAAGGGACAGAATTATTTCATTTGTTATCAACAGATAACGACGATGACTCACAAACAATCGTTCTTGATTCATTTCAAATTAAAGATCTTGTAGATGATAACAGTTTCCTGAACGACGATATACCAACAACAAGTTTAAATACCAATACACAAGAAGAGCGCCTCAAAAGTTTCCTTAATCTTCTAGGTTTTGGTGGCTCATATTTTAATAAACCCGTGAATGTAGAAAGTTCCTTAGCCCAATACATGCCTGAAATCTACATTCGCACACTCCATGGTGTTCAAAATATATTTTTTTCACCAGCCCCTTTTACAGATGCTAATTTTGCCGAGAATATTAGTTACTATGACTCGTTGAAAGGTCTGTCCCATTTAATTCCAATCTCTGTGTCAACTCAAAAAAGGCATGACGCCTTATTAGCTTATGCTTTTTCAGGAAAGAAAAATTCTGAGTTAAAAGTAGAAAGCCTGTCCAATCGGGGCCTTAATGGCGTTCGGCTGCCTGTTGTTGAGTTAATCGGTAAATTTCTAGCACAAAAATTAGAGAAACATATTAGTACTAAAAAAGTCATTTTTTCCGGTTCCGGTTTTTCCGGAGCAATCGCGCAAGAGGTTGCATACCATTTAAAACTGAAAAACCCAGACCTTAATCTTAACATCGTTACAACACAAGCTATGCGTTATCTTGCCGGTGATTTTACACGAGATTACGAACACGTTGTCGGATGGAAAAATATCATATCGATCAATACAAATCGAAATTGGTCTGTAGAGCTAGGTATTTTTAATTACCAAAATGTTTACTTTGATTGTCTTGGACAAAAAGTTCGCCTAGAACTTACCAGTCCAACAAATAGCTGGTTCTCGTCAATTGCCCAAAATGTTGGTTTTTTGCAAACTCAGGCCACAGAAAATGATAAAGGAGTTATATTTAAAAACCAAATGAACCCTCAGGTAAAACTTACTCGAGTCTTAGGCAAGATCCAAAAAGGTTTAGCCCAAACAACCCCCATAGAAGATCGGGATTTTGCAAAACTGGCAGAAATTATGGACTCCATCTCAAAGAGTCAGGTGCGCTCCTCAAGCAATGCTCTTGCAACCTTAGTTCAGGGTGGATTATTTTTAAAAACATCAACAGGACGGTTAGAACATGATAATCTTGTTACAATCAGGGCAATATTTAATCAACAGGTCAATACACCCATTTTAGTCAAACTAACAGATTCAGCCAGCATGGCCTTACCAGCATCCTATTATGATCCAATTTATGATGTAACAATCACACTAGCGCATGCTGTAGGCGATAGATCTGCTCATGATAATTTGAAAAACATTCTAGATCAGAAAGATTTTACCCAAGCTGCCACAATAGAAGGGCAAAAGCTAGGTGAAATTTTAGCGGCTCTCCACCTTAAGACCGGCTGTCTTTGCCACGGAGATTTCCATTTAAACAATATCCGATTTGACCGGGATGGACATGCGTATATCATTGATATAGAAACCCTAGCGAATGGTATTATCGATGGAAACCGTCGGGATTTAAATGGCTTTCGAGATATTTTAGATTTGATTGCCAAGACAACATCGCATATGTATAAAAGTCGCACCTATGGCGCCAATAAAGGATGGGGACTCATCACCACAACAAAAGATCCGACTGAAACAGAAAAAGCATTTGCAACCGGAGTTCTAAAGGGCTATATCATATCACTTGACCCGCAATTACTAGAACATGTCAAAAAACAATACCGAGATTTTCAAGTCATCTATGGCGGAGATATTAACAAATTTCTACACGGAGGCTTTTTCTCAGCCTATAGTAATACTATTTTTACCCAAGTCTTTAAATGCCCGATCATCGAAGAGCTGTTAACGTAA
- a CDS encoding type II toxin-antitoxin system RatA family toxin produces MPTHAEKKVLPYTPQQLFDIIADVALYPEFLPWVESANVYDRHDNYFTADVEIGYKFLTYPYKCRVHLTPSNRVDIEYLTGPFTYLNNHWVLTPLNDKLTEIDFYIDFEFSNPMLQSILTPVFSEAVSRMMRAFETRAGSL; encoded by the coding sequence ATGCCGACACATGCAGAAAAAAAAGTGCTACCCTATACCCCGCAGCAATTATTTGACATTATTGCTGATGTGGCCCTTTATCCGGAGTTTTTACCATGGGTAGAGTCTGCTAACGTCTATGATCGTCATGATAATTATTTTACAGCTGATGTTGAGATCGGCTATAAATTTTTAACCTATCCTTATAAATGTCGGGTGCATTTGACCCCGTCAAACAGAGTTGATATTGAATATTTAACAGGACCCTTTACCTATTTAAATAATCATTGGGTTTTAACACCCTTAAATGACAAATTGACTGAAATTGACTTTTACATTGATTTTGAATTCAGTAATCCAATGTTGCAATCTATTCTAACGCCTGTATTTTCTGAGGCTGTCAGTCGAATGATGCGTGCTTTTGAGACACGAGCGGGGAGTTTGTGA
- the thrS gene encoding threonine--tRNA ligase — protein MFAIKLKDGSVREFSSPQNGLEIATSISTSLAKDAVAIKVDGEMRDLTSSVPNGSVIEIVRRNDPDALELLRHDAAHVLAEAAKELYPDLQVTIGPAIENGFYYDFYREQPFTPDDLTKLEARMHEIVKRDEPIVRTEMPREEAIKFFERIGEKFKAEIISDIPAGQVISFYRQGDFIDLCRGPHLPSTGRLGKAFKLMSVAGSYWRGDHRNERLQRIYGTAWATEQQLKDYLHQLEEAEKRDHRRLGNELDLFHLQEEAPGSVFWHPNGWTVYRLLENFMRKRLDKRDYVEVKTPQILDSSFWEASGHWDKFRENMFVVESEDKMMAVKPMNCPCHVQIFKQGIKSYRDLPLRMAEFGSCHRNEPSGALHGIMRVRAFTQDDAHIFCTPEQIVDETKLFCDFLKEVYSALGFDDIRIKFSDRPEKRAGSDEIWDQAEAALKEAAIASGLDFTLNPGEGAFYGPKLEFVLRDAIGRDWQCGTLQADFVLPERLDASYVGEDGKKHRPVMLHRAILGSFERFIGILIEHHAGKFPLWLSPVQVCVATITSEADAYAEQVVDQLKAQGIRAILDTRNEKINYKIREHSVKKVPLIFVAGKREADERTVAIRRLGTQEQQVLSVADAIKMVIDESQEP, from the coding sequence ATGTTTGCAATAAAATTAAAAGACGGAAGTGTCCGTGAATTCTCTTCACCTCAAAATGGCTTAGAAATTGCAACAAGCATCTCAACATCATTGGCAAAAGATGCTGTGGCAATTAAGGTTGACGGGGAAATGCGGGACCTTACATCGTCTGTTCCTAACGGATCTGTTATTGAAATTGTCCGCCGAAACGATCCTGATGCGCTTGAGTTATTGCGCCATGATGCGGCGCACGTTCTTGCCGAAGCTGCAAAAGAACTCTACCCGGATCTACAGGTAACCATTGGGCCTGCTATTGAAAATGGTTTCTATTATGATTTTTATCGGGAACAACCATTTACCCCCGATGATTTGACCAAATTAGAAGCCCGTATGCACGAAATTGTTAAACGGGATGAGCCGATCGTGCGTACGGAAATGCCACGTGAGGAAGCGATCAAGTTTTTTGAACGTATTGGGGAAAAATTCAAAGCTGAAATTATTAGTGATATTCCTGCAGGACAAGTCATTAGTTTTTATCGTCAAGGTGACTTTATCGACCTGTGTCGTGGTCCGCACTTGCCATCAACGGGGCGTTTAGGTAAAGCCTTTAAACTGATGTCCGTTGCTGGGTCTTATTGGCGTGGTGATCATCGCAATGAACGACTGCAACGGATTTATGGAACAGCATGGGCCACTGAACAACAACTTAAAGATTATTTGCATCAACTCGAAGAGGCTGAAAAGCGTGACCATCGTCGCTTGGGCAATGAACTCGATTTGTTCCACCTTCAAGAAGAAGCGCCTGGATCAGTATTTTGGCATCCAAACGGTTGGACGGTTTATCGCTTGTTAGAAAACTTTATGCGTAAACGTTTGGACAAGCGAGATTACGTCGAGGTGAAAACACCTCAGATCTTGGATTCTAGTTTTTGGGAGGCCTCTGGTCACTGGGATAAATTCCGTGAAAACATGTTTGTTGTTGAGTCTGAAGATAAGATGATGGCTGTTAAGCCGATGAACTGTCCATGCCATGTTCAGATCTTTAAACAAGGGATCAAAAGTTATCGTGACTTGCCCTTACGCATGGCTGAATTTGGATCCTGTCATCGTAATGAGCCGTCCGGGGCGTTACACGGAATCATGCGTGTGCGTGCTTTTACTCAGGATGATGCGCATATTTTCTGTACGCCAGAACAAATTGTTGATGAAACAAAACTATTCTGTGATTTCTTAAAAGAAGTCTATAGTGCTTTAGGTTTTGACGATATTCGGATTAAATTTTCTGATCGTCCTGAAAAACGAGCTGGTTCTGATGAGATTTGGGATCAAGCGGAGGCTGCATTGAAAGAAGCAGCGATTGCATCTGGGCTTGATTTTACCTTGAACCCGGGAGAAGGGGCCTTTTATGGTCCTAAACTTGAGTTTGTTTTGCGAGATGCGATTGGCCGAGATTGGCAATGTGGGACACTGCAGGCTGATTTTGTTTTGCCTGAACGTCTTGATGCGTCCTATGTAGGCGAGGATGGTAAAAAACATCGTCCTGTTATGTTGCACCGAGCCATCCTTGGATCCTTTGAACGCTTTATCGGTATTTTGATTGAGCATCATGCAGGGAAGTTCCCCTTGTGGTTATCACCTGTTCAAGTATGTGTTGCAACCATTACCTCAGAAGCCGATGCTTATGCTGAACAAGTTGTCGATCAACTTAAGGCTCAGGGAATTCGTGCCATTCTTGATACACGGAATGAGAAAATCAATTATAAAATTCGTGAACATTCCGTCAAGAAAGTGCCGTTGATCTTTGTTGCTGGTAAACGGGAGGCTGATGAGAGAACCGTCGCTATTCGCCGACTAGGAACACAAGAACAACAAGTTTTGTCAGTCGCGGATGCCATTAAGATGGTGATTGACGAATCTCAAGAACCGTAA
- a CDS encoding response regulator transcription factor: MQTNTLLIVDDDLPLREQLGRVMGRRGYAVTLAGSLDEARIQLADQSFDYAVVDMKLGDGYGLDLVEGIKSANQNARIVMLTGYGNIATAVAAIKYGAVDYLTKPADADLIHNALKQNKGADLSLSDELMSPDRVKWEHIQRVFSECGNNVSETARRLKMHRRTLQRILAKHAPRG, from the coding sequence ATGCAAACCAATACTCTTCTTATTGTTGATGATGACTTGCCCCTGCGTGAGCAGCTTGGTCGCGTGATGGGGCGTCGGGGATATGCCGTGACGTTGGCTGGTAGTTTGGATGAAGCACGAATCCAATTGGCCGATCAATCCTTTGATTATGCCGTTGTTGATATGAAGTTGGGCGATGGCTATGGCCTCGATCTTGTTGAGGGGATTAAATCCGCTAATCAAAATGCCAGAATTGTGATGCTCACGGGCTATGGGAATATTGCAACGGCAGTTGCGGCTATTAAATATGGTGCTGTTGATTATCTGACAAAACCTGCAGATGCAGATTTGATTCATAATGCTTTAAAACAAAACAAAGGGGCAGATTTATCTTTATCTGACGAGTTGATGTCACCAGATCGAGTAAAATGGGAACATATTCAGCGTGTGTTTTCTGAATGTGGGAATAATGTATCTGAGACAGCACGTCGTCTTAAAATGCATCGACGGACGTTACAACGAATTCTAGCGAAACATGCGCCAAGGGGGTAG
- a CDS encoding ActS/PrrB/RegB family redox-sensitive histidine kinase, protein MMSLIPFSTLVNLRWVALLGQTITLMIVDLYFHMVYPRQLAWSIIALSMAVNLILTISQKRRISIPSHHTHLYLIYDLGQLGALLFVTGGLNNPFVVMMLAPVVVAASFLPLRQAILVTSAGLVWGGVLYISPYQLPWFQMGLHLPEHLRISVLFALWISMIFIATYLGRLSADRHKMEQALQATELALVREQKLASLGGLAAAAAHELGSPLTTIMLVVKELQTHIHDDFKPDVDLLAQEVARCRDILQDLSLNFSKEHTAPYQSLPLEVAMDVIVQRCNNSRKKEIHIQGRGGQIKLTAEFTHAMMNIINNAIQFASKTVTIDVSDRHICVSDDGPGYSDDVVHRLGQPYVSGRLDDKNEIHMGLGLFIAQRLLEKCGAVVYFYNNKGAVCDVKLQSS, encoded by the coding sequence ATGATGTCACTTATACCGTTCTCGACGCTTGTTAATCTCAGGTGGGTCGCATTACTGGGTCAAACAATTACCTTGATGATTGTTGACCTTTATTTCCACATGGTGTACCCACGGCAATTGGCTTGGTCTATTATTGCTTTGTCTATGGCTGTGAATCTAATTTTGACGATTTCTCAAAAACGTAGAATTAGTATTCCATCCCATCACACACATTTGTATCTGATTTATGATTTGGGGCAATTGGGCGCACTTTTGTTTGTAACGGGAGGATTGAATAACCCCTTTGTTGTCATGATGTTAGCGCCTGTTGTTGTTGCGGCAAGTTTTCTGCCTTTGCGACAAGCAATTTTAGTGACCAGTGCCGGTTTGGTGTGGGGGGGCGTTCTTTATATATCACCATATCAACTGCCTTGGTTTCAGATGGGGTTGCATTTGCCAGAGCACCTGAGAATTTCTGTTTTATTTGCTCTGTGGATTAGCATGATTTTTATTGCGACTTATCTTGGCCGGTTATCAGCCGATCGCCATAAAATGGAGCAAGCGTTGCAGGCAACGGAGCTTGCTTTAGTGCGGGAGCAAAAATTAGCTTCTCTTGGTGGACTTGCTGCCGCAGCAGCTCATGAACTTGGATCGCCGTTGACAACGATTATGTTGGTTGTCAAAGAGTTGCAAACTCATATTCATGATGATTTTAAACCAGACGTAGATTTACTGGCGCAAGAAGTTGCTCGGTGTCGTGATATTTTGCAGGATTTATCACTAAACTTTTCAAAAGAGCATACGGCTCCTTATCAGAGTCTTCCTCTTGAGGTGGCTATGGATGTGATTGTGCAACGGTGTAATAATTCTCGTAAAAAAGAAATACATATTCAGGGGCGTGGCGGGCAGATTAAGCTGACAGCTGAATTTACACATGCGATGATGAACATTATTAATAATGCAATTCAGTTCGCGTCTAAAACCGTGACGATTGATGTTTCAGATCGGCATATTTGTGTGAGTGATGACGGGCCTGGGTATTCAGATGATGTTGTGCATCGATTGGGTCAGCCTTATGTTTCAGGGCGATTGGATGATAAAAATGAAATCCATATGGGGCTAGGACTTTTTATCGCACAGAGATTGTTGGAAAAATGTGGTGCAGTTGTGTATTTTTATAATAATAAGGGCGCTGTCTGCGATGTGAAACTGCAGAGCTCGTAA
- a CDS encoding SCO family protein: MNLRLLRLTLIGLAIGAVIFGGAALYISGKTINFNQDQQTALPNLGGPFTLVDQHGKTRTDAEFRGKYMLVYFGYTFCPDICPLGLRNISSAIDLLGRDKDQVAPIFITIDPERDTVESLNSYASTIHSSFILLTGSQKEIDTAIQAYNVYAAKARPDGTIAEYLMDHSSLVYLMDRDGKLVDFFAHTEEPQKIADRISRFLIQDMKQNISTK; encoded by the coding sequence ATGAATTTACGTCTTTTACGCTTAACACTCATAGGCCTAGCTATTGGTGCCGTTATTTTCGGTGGAGCTGCCCTTTACATTAGTGGAAAAACAATTAACTTTAACCAAGACCAGCAAACTGCCCTCCCTAATCTTGGAGGACCCTTTACTCTCGTTGACCAACATGGAAAAACACGCACTGATGCTGAATTTCGAGGCAAATATATGCTTGTTTATTTTGGCTATACCTTTTGTCCTGATATTTGTCCCTTAGGGTTACGTAACATTAGCTCTGCCATTGATCTTTTAGGACGCGACAAAGATCAGGTTGCCCCTATTTTTATTACCATTGATCCTGAACGAGATACGGTTGAATCGCTAAATTCTTATGCGTCAACCATACACTCATCTTTTATTTTGCTAACCGGTTCACAAAAAGAAATTGATACCGCCATCCAGGCATATAATGTTTATGCAGCTAAAGCCCGCCCCGACGGAACAATTGCTGAATACCTCATGGATCACAGTTCTTTGGTCTATCTCATGGATCGAGATGGAAAATTGGTTGATTTCTTCGCCCATACCGAAGAACCTCAGAAAATTGCCGATCGTATCTCACGATTTTTAATCCAAGATATGAAGCAGAATATATCTACCAAATAG
- a CDS encoding KpsF/GutQ family sugar-phosphate isomerase: MTTTTATLKKTACAHLDAALDVLKNEADAIHVMANQLDHHFSDVVDLLLTTKGRVIVTGIGKSGHIARKIAATFASTGQPAFFVHPAEANHGDMGMITHDDAVIALSNSGETAELANLIDFTRRFNIPLVGMTRNPESTLHKHSSHPLCLPKHPEACPLGLAPTTSTTMMLALGDALAVALLTARGFTHTDFKTYHPGGALGGKLRKVAECMHTGELLPTCHEHELMQNVILTISQKGFGCVAVINESSDLVGIITDGDLRRHMGDRLLNQTAQTVMTKNPTTTTATTLMTEALALMNNKKITSLFILEDNKPIGIIHIHDFLRAGIQ, translated from the coding sequence ATGACGACAACAACAGCGACCCTTAAAAAAACAGCATGTGCTCATTTAGATGCAGCTCTCGACGTTTTAAAAAACGAAGCTGACGCTATTCACGTCATGGCAAATCAACTGGATCATCATTTCTCGGATGTTGTTGACCTTCTCCTAACAACAAAAGGTCGTGTTATTGTTACCGGCATTGGTAAAAGTGGCCACATCGCTCGCAAAATTGCTGCAACCTTTGCGTCAACCGGACAGCCCGCTTTTTTCGTACACCCAGCCGAGGCTAACCACGGTGACATGGGAATGATCACACATGACGATGCAGTTATTGCTTTATCAAACTCGGGCGAGACCGCAGAACTTGCAAACCTGATTGATTTTACGCGTCGTTTTAATATCCCGCTTGTTGGGATGACACGTAATCCAGAGAGCACCTTACACAAACATTCAAGTCACCCATTATGCCTTCCAAAACACCCGGAAGCTTGCCCTTTGGGATTAGCGCCGACCACATCAACAACGATGATGCTGGCCTTGGGTGATGCTTTGGCTGTTGCTCTTCTCACAGCACGTGGCTTTACTCACACAGATTTTAAAACCTATCATCCCGGTGGTGCTTTAGGTGGAAAGTTACGCAAAGTGGCAGAGTGCATGCACACAGGTGAATTACTTCCCACCTGTCATGAACATGAGCTAATGCAAAATGTTATCTTAACCATAAGTCAAAAGGGATTTGGCTGTGTTGCTGTGATTAATGAATCCAGTGACCTTGTTGGCATTATTACGGATGGTGACTTACGCCGCCACATGGGTGATCGTTTATTAAACCAAACAGCTCAAACAGTCATGACTAAAAATCCAACAACAACCACAGCAACCACCCTGATGACAGAAGCCCTAGCATTAATGAATAATAAAAAGATTACATCTTTGTTCATTCTAGAGGATAATAAACCCATTGGTATCATTCATATCCATGATTTCTTGCGCGCAGGAATTCAGTAA
- the lptC gene encoding LPS export ABC transporter periplasmic protein LptC, whose product MKYIRKRRSSRLKRLFPFIAIVIIFLIVFWPNLRNITNPKTIQNPVIVSTIAQSHQDTPPKEELANEARDLHFEGVDKNNQPYTLTAVQGTESKDGIIELLTPKLTMKLNSGETVTLNSDKAIYDKATEKIEMIDNVHLVHSTGYDFTTKRAWLDMASSIAFGHDPIQGSGPQGQLYAKEGFNLADKGNKISLRGRPELFIHKGNEK is encoded by the coding sequence ATGAAATACATCAGGAAACGCCGCTCATCTCGGCTTAAAAGACTTTTCCCATTCATAGCAATCGTTATTATCTTTCTGATCGTTTTTTGGCCTAATCTTCGCAACATAACTAATCCAAAAACGATACAAAATCCCGTGATTGTGTCGACAATAGCCCAAAGCCATCAAGATACCCCACCAAAAGAAGAGCTGGCCAACGAAGCACGTGATTTACACTTTGAAGGTGTTGATAAAAACAATCAACCTTATACGTTAACAGCAGTTCAAGGCACTGAGTCAAAAGATGGTATTATTGAGCTGCTGACACCAAAACTAACAATGAAGCTTAATTCAGGGGAAACTGTCACCCTGAACTCAGACAAAGCAATCTACGATAAGGCCACTGAAAAAATAGAAATGATTGATAATGTTCACCTTGTCCATTCAACGGGGTATGACTTTACCACGAAACGAGCTTGGCTTGATATGGCATCATCTATTGCTTTTGGTCACGATCCTATCCAAGGATCAGGTCCTCAAGGACAGCTATATGCTAAAGAAGGTTTTAATTTGGCAGACAAAGGAAATAAGATATCGTTACGCGGACGTCCTGAACTATTCATCCACAAAGGAAACGAGAAATGA
- the lptB gene encoding LPS export ABC transporter ATP-binding protein, whose product MTPETHTNHGLWAEMLGKSYQKRPILRGVSLHVNRGEAVALLGPNGAGKTTCFSIMCGLIQPDTGAVFLDGEDITHSPMYKRARKGIGYLPQEMSIFRGMSVEQNIMAVAELFYADEDERHACVDRLLAEFSITHLRQSPAAALSGGERRRTEIARALAASPDFLLLDEPLAGIDPIAVNEIRELIFHLKERNIGVLITDHNVRETLEIVDRAYILHNGKVLMGGTPEEIISSKDVRRVYLGERFSM is encoded by the coding sequence ATGACACCTGAAACTCACACAAATCATGGATTATGGGCAGAAATGCTCGGCAAATCATATCAAAAACGCCCGATTCTGCGTGGCGTTAGTCTTCATGTCAATCGTGGTGAGGCAGTCGCGCTTCTTGGTCCAAATGGCGCAGGAAAAACAACTTGTTTTTCGATTATGTGCGGGTTAATCCAACCAGACACAGGTGCTGTCTTTCTTGACGGTGAAGACATAACCCACAGCCCAATGTATAAACGCGCTCGCAAGGGAATTGGTTATCTTCCTCAAGAAATGTCAATTTTCCGCGGCATGTCTGTTGAACAAAATATCATGGCCGTCGCTGAATTATTTTATGCTGATGAAGATGAACGTCATGCCTGCGTTGACCGACTATTAGCTGAATTTTCAATAACCCACCTAAGACAATCGCCGGCAGCAGCTCTTTCGGGAGGTGAACGTCGCCGGACTGAAATTGCCCGGGCATTGGCTGCGTCACCGGACTTTTTATTATTAGATGAACCATTAGCAGGGATTGACCCGATTGCGGTCAATGAAATAAGAGAGTTAATTTTTCATTTAAAAGAACGAAATATTGGCGTTTTAATTACCGATCATAATGTTCGAGAGACTTTAGAAATTGTTGACAGAGCCTACATCCTTCACAATGGCAAGGTTTTAATGGGCGGAACCCCGGAAGAAATTATTTCTTCAAAAGATGTTCGTCGCGTTTACCTTGGAGAAAGGTTTTCCATGTAA
- the rpoN gene encoding RNA polymerase factor sigma-54, with protein MTQIHTSQKQSQQLSLSPQMQQSLKILQMSSLEIKEMIDTALLENPFLEAAPSNTAPLSTDSAEQDNPYLTYWSDHNSKALDETTFDTNANPITLKDHLTKQFGLCPTKNDIGFILIDAIDETGFLIENDLSQDILDHPDYNATLRIIQSLDPLGVGARTLTECFKLQAKEENRLTSEFEYVLDNLMLLTDKGPEQLAKKCKISISQLKEYIAIIRNFNPKPGLSFSTNDQTQYIIPDMIFRKNHFGWTADINPEAYPNIKFDRASYQAVSQSYKSNDDLIYVNKQISNASWLIKSLEQRVETLYKVSRAIIKRQEIFLNRGMNYLAPLKLKEIAEEIGMHESTISRAVNGKYAATPFGVVELKSFFAGSVSVDQEGLSNKTIHMQIKNLIDMEPKGRPLSDDQIVISLKAVGISVARRTVTKYREALHIPSSYERKKVSAALSL; from the coding sequence ATGACTCAGATACATACATCTCAGAAGCAATCGCAACAGCTTAGCCTGTCGCCTCAGATGCAACAATCCCTCAAGATTTTGCAGATGAGTTCGCTTGAAATCAAAGAGATGATTGATACTGCTTTGTTGGAAAACCCGTTCTTAGAGGCTGCCCCATCAAACACTGCCCCCCTCTCAACGGATTCAGCAGAGCAAGACAATCCTTATTTAACTTATTGGTCAGATCACAACTCAAAAGCTTTGGATGAAACAACATTTGACACCAATGCAAACCCCATTACACTCAAGGATCACCTCACCAAACAATTTGGTTTATGCCCCACTAAGAATGATATTGGTTTTATCCTTATTGATGCGATTGATGAAACAGGTTTCTTGATAGAAAATGATTTATCACAAGATATATTAGATCATCCGGACTACAACGCAACACTCCGAATTATCCAATCCTTAGACCCTCTGGGAGTTGGCGCCCGAACATTAACAGAATGTTTTAAACTACAGGCGAAAGAAGAAAATAGATTAACCTCTGAATTTGAATATGTTCTAGATAACCTGATGTTGTTGACAGATAAAGGCCCCGAACAATTGGCAAAAAAATGCAAAATATCCATATCTCAACTCAAAGAGTACATCGCTATTATTAGGAATTTTAATCCCAAACCCGGTTTATCCTTCAGTACGAATGATCAGACACAGTACATTATCCCTGACATGATTTTCCGAAAAAATCATTTTGGATGGACTGCTGATATCAATCCAGAAGCCTACCCCAATATCAAATTTGATCGCGCCAGTTATCAAGCTGTCAGTCAATCATACAAATCGAATGATGACCTCATTTATGTCAATAAGCAAATATCCAATGCCTCATGGCTGATAAAAAGCCTAGAACAACGTGTTGAAACCTTATATAAAGTCTCAAGGGCTATCATCAAACGCCAAGAGATATTTTTAAACAGAGGAATGAACTACCTTGCCCCCTTAAAACTAAAAGAGATTGCCGAGGAAATCGGCATGCACGAAAGCACAATCAGTCGTGCTGTTAATGGTAAATATGCAGCAACCCCTTTTGGCGTCGTAGAATTAAAATCATTTTTTGCAGGAAGTGTTAGTGTTGATCAAGAAGGTCTGTCAAATAAAACGATTCACATGCAGATTAAAAATCTGATTGATATGGAACCAAAGGGACGCCCTCTTTCCGATGATCAAATCGTTATCTCGCTTAAAGCTGTTGGGATTAGCGTTGCGCGACGCACTGTGACCAAGTATCGCGAAGCATTGCATATTCCCTCATCCTATGAAAGAAAAAAAGTGAGCGCAGCACTTTCATTATAG